The following nucleotide sequence is from Parambassis ranga chromosome 21, fParRan2.1, whole genome shotgun sequence.
TAAATATCTGCATGCACGTCTGAACAGAAGCTGAATGTTTACAAACCTTTGCCCCCttcacaaatgtgttttcttacACAAGACCAAAAATGCGTGCCACCCACCAGCGACATGGCATAATGACTCGACAAGCTACCTGGCACCCTCTGTAGTTATAGGGCCAAGGCCAGTAGCCACGCAGAGGCTCGCAGACTCTCTGACAGTGAGTGTAGCTGCGTTGGCATTCAGAGCAGCAGATCCCCTGGTGGTCCAACATGGTGTCAAAGGTCATGGCGCCTTCCTCTCTTGCCCCTCCGCTGCGCTGCAAGTTATATGAAGTAATGTTAATTtggaatctctctctctctctcttattttttttaataactctCATTTGCAATTCAAATGTCTTCAAAAACTTCTCATCCTCCCCAAACACGTGACTCCAGATCTCTAAGGCAACATGAATTTTTATAACCAGTGGGAGTTTTCACTTCAGTTCATGAGTTCATCAAGCTGGAATGGCAGATATTACCCCTGTGACCTCTAATTAAAGCTGAAGATGACACCTTCAGTAGCAGCGGCGGCAGCACATATATCCTACAGCTGATGGAAACAATAACACCAGCCGTATACATTTTCCCACCATGCACTGCTTCTCTGTTTGTGCGAGAATGAATTTTTAACCAGGCAAACATCTTAAGGATGAAGTCATCTGTAAACGCATTGCCAAAACAGAGAAGCCTCAACTCATAATGTGACTTTAAGGGTTGCTTCAGGGCTCAGCAGTAGATGCTTCTTGATCATAAATTCAACAACTCTGGAGTTTATCATAAACAGTGTCGAAGTGTTGCTGCTCACATGATATGGGTTTTCGGGATTGTACGCTGACCCCGTAGCCGACTGTGccgcctcttcttcttcttcttccgctCCTCTGGAGGTGTCGTGCTCTGTGTGACTCACCGGGTCCCTCTCCTCAGCAGCTGCCTCAGACTGCTCCATGTTAAACTGCCGTTTGGCCTGCTGCAcgtctctctttttcctctccccATCTGTTACAGCAGCCACAAGAGGCGAGAGTATTGGGTCAACATCCACAAGATGCCATACATGTCCTCAGAGCTCAATCCTACATAGCTGGAGCTGTCTCAGATGTCCTGAATAATTAAATGAGCAGCAGTGATATCGAGCAGTCTTGCATATTTCAGGAtcattcttttttaatacaAGACTTTGTGAATCTTTTTTTGGTGTTTGACTCTAAATGGGGTGTATGTTCAAGTTGTTCAAGTGTTTCCACAAACTTCTTAGACCAGGCTGTAAATTTTACAAGTGTGTCAGCATACAAGGAGGGCAATCACACTGAGATATTAATAAACTATGACAAATAGTCAAAAAATAATTCACAAGGAACAGACTGTGGTGTGTGCTAAAAGGCAGGAGTGGAGCTATGGGGATAcaaaaaggagggggggggggtatcctACTACTACATCCATCAGTTCAAatcactgaaacaaacaaaaggaaatTTAGTTCCTTTCTCAAATCGTGTCAGTTTGTAGAAGAATCTATATCAGGGATGGGCAACTGGCTGCCTGCCTCCCCATTCAAAGTGGCCTATCCTCCACTACATGGAGCAGGCCATCTCACCATCTCTCCATGACCTGTAcatctccaggactctgaggcgtgcaggtcggatcacagctgacccttctcaccctggacatggactctttaagccactcccttcaggcaggaggttacggtccattcggattagaacctcacgccacaagaacagcttcttcccctctgactgttgaactgtaattaatacactgctctgcactgtcacttcacaatgacactttagtatagtcactgcacaatgatgactatttgcactgtttactttccatcttgcactacttgcacactagtaccacttcaccgatccatgtggtacctgttacagtctgttcatatcagggtctatgtttgccattacaaccaccactcatgttctgttctgttcattgtatgtctgtaatgtcatgtcaatttatagccttacttttagatgacattatttaccttgtttacttgaccttattttatcttatcttacttACTTAGTTTTATCGTATTTCATGTTAATGAAATACGATAAAACTAAGTAAgtattatatgttttatgtatgcaccaaccactaaggcaaattcctagtaatgtgaattctcttcacttacatggcaataaacatgagtCTGATACACAGAATTGTAATGACACAGTTCGCCAATAGGTGGCGCGTCATATAACAATATACTGAGTATACACTAACTCGCAACTACGACACCTTTCACAAAGGTAAACACACCGCAGCTGCCAGGGCGGCCATTGTTAGCCGACCTCATATCAGAAGTACACAAACAGATGGTTACAAGCTTTGAAGCGGTGTCATTGTATCGTCGCAGAGCTTTTGACACTCACGGTCACGTCGAGGGAAAGCTGAAACAAGTTACGCACGGCTGCACGTACTTGTCATTGGGTGAGAATACTGATATGACGGATGTTAGCTAGCTACTGAGTTTTACAAGAACTATTGACCATTCACTTAAAGTGCGCGAAGAGTTACTGAAATGTCTCTGAGTGACACCGCGGACTTTTTCCATGCTGTTCATGATGTTGCAAGTGCGTAGTGAACTGTCCCATAATTCCACTGTATAATACATCAGGTTAATAATATTATGTTTGAGATATTGTTAAATATGCAAGAGAAACATAGGCTAATTTGAAAGGTAAATGCAATCTTCGTTTTTCTCTACAGGAGGCGCTCTGTGCCAGGAAGCAAGATTTTGATTTATGAGAGAAAAACTAAAGAATTTTGTTTCCTTCAGtccttttaaaatgcatttgacCATTACATATATGGTTCAATAAACATAATATATGTATACAGATATTTTGGTCTTATTTAAAATGTTAGCCTTCCCTTATCAGATTTATGGAAGTGTTCAGTCCCTCTCCATCATTTAAGTTGGCCATCTCAGATCTATATGGAGTGTGTACAATGATACAGTGCAGTATGGGTACCAAGATTGTGCACCCATAAGGGTGAACAAGTTGAGTGTGACACAGTGGATAACTATCATAGAGCAATTCTGTAAACAAACCCTTAAAATGCAGGTAAAAGTGTTATGATATCTATAATTATGGTGTCAGATAAAAGTCTTATTTTTGGGATGGAAGTCTGTTGAGGTAATGCAGCAAAATAACCTATAGATGTAGAACTGTATCCAGATTAAGGGGATCACCTTCACTGCCCTGTTGCACCACCAATCTTACCTACCTACACTTCCCTAAGTTTTATGGATGTGGTGCTACCAGAAGGCTAGTCTTTCTATTGTCTGGTGTGACTTAATAAGAGCTAGAAAGAGGAGAAGACTACCTCTAGAATACACAGGTTGGAGCTGGTAAATGGGAAGTTCCCCACAAAGATCCAGAATTTTCTTGCTCAGAAATCCGGTGTCCGTCAGCGGCTGTTCTGCAGCAACCCATATAAGGAGCTCCTCATCGAACCTCACAGGCATTAATTCATCTGtctgacaagaaaaaaagtaaagatGTCCTTGAATTGCTCAGTATAATCTCTTTTCTTTATTCTTACCAATTTGCACCGTTCTGTATGAAATAGCGTGCGCATACCAGGTCAAACATCAGCGTCTCTTTGTTGTGAGCTCCCATGTGTGGCAGGTTTGCTTTGATTTGGGATTTTATATAGCACTTGTCTCCTCCAAAGAAGCGGATTCCAGTTATTCCCTGCACCAAATCACAGAGATGCCATGTTTACACTCGAAGCTTTGCGACTTTGCTAAGCACACAGAAGGTCTCAGCTGAACTACCTCAGAAAAAGAGAACAAGGACAAACTCACTCACAATTTGAAAGTCATGAATCTCCACAGCTTCCTCGGCTCCACTGCCGGTTTTAAATCTCTCCAGATTGTTGTCAGAATCAATTTCCATGGAGCCCTGCCTCACCTCCCCATTGATGTTCATGCTGTAACGAACATTACAAACCTGGCAGCATTCAAAGTGGGACGTTAAAATGACTGATTAGTCAAGTTATGGAAATCACACTGTAGCAAACACAATAGAAGCGAGATAGAAAACAAGCTTCATGTTGCTTAATGCGATTCCCACGCGCAGTCGTTTTTTGTTGAAGAAAATCCTCTGTAGTTTTGCCACACTGAGAATTTGAGTAAATCACCACAGGAGATGTTGTTGCAGACCTTGATGGGGGATGTTTGCCCTACAGGTGAGCTCATTAGAGCACAAATAAACTGGTTCCTATATAGGTCCACAATGAACTTGTTTTATAAGTctgacatttttaacatttacaaCATGTTGTGATCTCACCTCGCCTTTCCATTCATTTTCAGATGTTTGTGACTGAGTGTGCTGCAGCGGTCCACTTACATTTTTATCACTGATTTTCCACAGGTACAGAGCAGCCATGGACACACAGAACATTATCACTGCACCGACAATGAGAGCTGCAGCCCCAAATCTCAGGAGATGCCTGACTCTAGCAGAGGTAGGTGTGCTTTGTCCCTTAGAGAAATGACACATCATATTGAACAATGACCAGGAAAGGAAGGAGAAGCTAAGCCTAGAGTTACAGATGTCTGTTATTTCTTATCAAAAATGTAATAAGGTGTTCTTACCGGTGGCCTGCAGTGTTTAAAATAGCAGGATCCATGAGCTGCACTTTGGGCTTTATTCATAATCTCTCTTGCGATGTCCTCTTTAATTCTTCCTGTAGCTGCTTCTCTCTTTGGAGAGTCGGGTTATCCACCAGACGGCTGTCTTGACACATGGGTGCGAATGACGTGCAGTTGATATAAATTACTTCAGCTAAATTCTTCATCTGAATGTTACCTGAGTTTCCAAGATGCCCACAGAAAGGTGACCACCCCATGGTGCCAGACTAAAAAGGAACCATGAAGACACTGGCTGGCATCATTTATTACAGTACAGACAGTGATGCAGTGGATGGTTAAAAAGAGGATGTTGTTTGACCTTTCAGTCAGTGATAGTGAGTCAGCCATGCTTTCAAAGAAGAAGATTGATTGATAAGTTTCTGGCCTAAGGTAGAGGAAGATGAGTCACACAGGTGTCATTACCTCTATGTGCAGTTCTACTCTTTAAGTGATTATACAGAATGTGATTTCTATTTACTGGAATTGGAAATAGCAAGCGCTGTGAAGGAATAGACAACATCAGCTGTCCTGTTTACCTCATTTACATCCTGTCCTAAAGGAGCTGAGTGGTCACCATTTTGaaagtgatgatgtcattgatGATGTGGACTACTTACTGAGGTCCAAAATACCTTCTAAAACCAAAATCATCTGTATGCTCCATGACTACTGAagtaagtgtgtaaatgtgggACTATGCTGAAAAA
It contains:
- the cnmd gene encoding leukocyte cell-derived chemotaxin 1 yields the protein MNKAQSAAHGSCYFKHCRPPGQSTPTSARVRHLLRFGAAALIVGAVIMFCVSMAALYLWKISDKNVCNVRYSMNINGEVRQGSMEIDSDNNLERFKTGSGAEEAVEIHDFQIGITGIRFFGGDKCYIKSQIKANLPHMGAHNKETLMFDLTDELMPVRFDEELLIWVAAEQPLTDTGFLSKKILDLCGELPIYQLQPVYSRDGERKKRDVQQAKRQFNMEQSEAAAEERDPVSHTEHDTSRGAEEEEEEAAQSATGSAYNPENPYHRSGGAREEGAMTFDTMLDHQGICCSECQRSYTHCQRVCEPLRGYWPWPYNYRGCQVACRVIMPCRWWVARIFGLV